One segment of Radiobacillus kanasensis DNA contains the following:
- a CDS encoding phage holin family protein encodes MENLFKILIASGGTIVSYLFGGWSTLLQILMVFIVIDYLTGLMAGWGKWNSKVGFKGIAKKVMILVLVAVGHAVDTVLGGDSHFIRDAVIFFYLANESLSIIENAGRTGLPIPNVLKKAVETLSEKSESEVKKKVK; translated from the coding sequence GTGGAAAACTTATTTAAAATCTTAATCGCAAGTGGAGGTACAATTGTCTCTTATTTATTCGGGGGGTGGTCGACATTGTTACAAATTCTAATGGTATTCATCGTAATCGACTACCTAACCGGATTAATGGCTGGGTGGGGTAAGTGGAATAGCAAGGTAGGTTTCAAAGGCATTGCTAAGAAAGTGATGATATTAGTTCTGGTAGCTGTTGGTCATGCAGTTGATACAGTTCTTGGAGGAGATAGCCATTTCATTCGTGATGCGGTTATCTTCTTTTATTTGGCTAATGAATCTCTATCTATTATTGAAAATGCTGGACGAACAGGATTGCCTATCCCAAATGTATTGAAAAAAGCTGTAGAGACATTAAGTGAGAAGTCAGAATCAGAAGTTAAGAAGAAGGTTAAATAA
- a CDS encoding N-acetylmuramoyl-L-alanine amidase — protein MLKLYMDLGHGGSDPGAVANGLQEKDLTLKIGKKIRDQLKYYEGVQVRLSRDSDKTLSLSQRTNDANAWGADYLLSVHINAGGGTGFESYTYNGSYSGKAETNRLRGIVHDEIMDEIGGRDRGKKEANFHMVRESSMPAALTENLFIDNKEDAEKLKSDAFLDTVARGHVNGIVKAFGLKTASSKPVSKPEPKPESNHDDTLLKEGSRGTAVKERQKRLKELGFYTGRIDGIFGPLTEKAVIEFQKAEGIGVDGIIGPVTLGRLKNPQSTKKKYYTVERGDILSRIAQEFNSSVSDIVKWNNIKNKNLIYPGQKLRVK, from the coding sequence ATGCTTAAACTTTATATGGACCTAGGACATGGTGGTAGTGATCCGGGTGCAGTAGCTAACGGATTGCAGGAAAAGGATTTAACATTAAAGATTGGCAAAAAAATTCGGGACCAACTGAAATACTACGAAGGTGTGCAAGTTCGATTAAGCAGGGATTCTGACAAGACACTTAGCCTCAGTCAGCGTACAAATGATGCCAATGCTTGGGGAGCTGATTACCTTTTATCTGTGCATATCAATGCAGGCGGTGGAACAGGTTTTGAATCCTATACCTACAACGGCAGTTATTCCGGAAAAGCAGAAACCAATCGTTTAAGAGGGATCGTTCATGATGAGATTATGGATGAGATCGGCGGAAGAGATAGAGGTAAGAAAGAAGCTAACTTCCACATGGTTCGAGAATCATCTATGCCAGCTGCATTAACGGAAAATCTATTTATCGATAATAAAGAAGATGCAGAAAAACTAAAATCTGATGCGTTTTTAGATACAGTTGCACGTGGTCATGTGAATGGAATCGTTAAAGCTTTTGGTTTGAAGACAGCATCCAGTAAGCCTGTAAGTAAACCAGAACCTAAACCGGAATCTAATCATGACGATACCTTGTTAAAAGAAGGTAGCAGGGGTACAGCGGTTAAAGAACGTCAAAAACGCTTGAAGGAATTAGGATTCTACACAGGTCGTATCGACGGCATCTTTGGTCCGTTAACCGAAAAAGCTGTTATTGAGTTCCAAAAAGCAGAAGGTATCGGAGTAGATGGCATTATCGGTCCTGTTACTCTTGGTCGCTTGAAAAATCCTCAATCTACAAAAAAGAAATATTATACGGTAGAACGTGGAGATATTCTAAGTAGGATAGCACAAGAATTCAATTCTAGTGTTTCTGACATCGTAAAATGGAATAACATCAAAAATAAGAATCTCATTTATCCTGGACAAAAATTAAGAGTGAAGTAA